One region of Acropora muricata isolate sample 2 chromosome 13, ASM3666990v1, whole genome shotgun sequence genomic DNA includes:
- the LOC136896734 gene encoding uncharacterized protein, producing the protein MPITQHKPDFILTTDASKIGWGAVCGDHKTGGCWDLDEQQYHINYLESKAVLLGLKSLCSGTQNKHIRIQSDNTTTVAYLNAMGGIKSLNCNDMAIQIWGWCSQRNIWISASHIPGSTNVEADKESRKINDSKEWSLSMIVYNRLAQLWGPFQVDLFASRLNFKVPVYVSWRPDPGAMFTNALFMSWGPYYFYAFPPFSLITLCLQKIEEDQSSGVLLVPLWPTQPWFPVPLRSLVDHPRLLPQPRDLLTQPHSTTPHPLGKTLKLLACQVSGKESL; encoded by the coding sequence ATGCCCATCACTCAGCACAAGCCTGACTTTATCCTTACAACTGATGCCTCAAAAATTGGCTGGGGGGCTGTATGTGGTGATCACAAAACTGGAGGCTGTTGGGATTTGGATGAACAGCAATACCACATTAACTATCTAGAGTCCAAAGCTGTCCTGTTAGGACTTAAGTCACTATGCAGTGGCACGCAAAACAAACATATTCGCATTCAATCGGATAACACCACCACAGTGGCCTATCTCAATGCCATGGGTGGCATTAAATCTCTTAACTGTAATGACATGGCCATCCAAATCTGGGGATGGTGTTCTCAGAGGAACATTTGGATTAGTGCTTCCCACATTCCTGGCAGTACTAATGTCGAGGCAGATAAAGAGTCTAGGAAGATTAACGACTCCAAAGAATGGTCACTATCTATGATAGTTTACAATAGGCTTGCCCAGCTTTGGGGCCCTTTCCAAGTAGACCTATTCGCTTCCAGGCTTAATTTTAAGGTCCCAGTTTATGTATCATGGAGACCAGATCCTGGCGCAATGTTTACTAATGCTCTTTTCATGAGTTGGGGTCCTTATTATTTTTATGCGTTCCCCCCTTTCAGCTTGATAACACTTTGCCTTCAGAAGATAGAGGAGGACCAATCTTCAGGAGTGCTTCTTGTCCCCCTGTGGCCCACACAACCCTGGTTTCCAGTGCCTCTACGGTCCTTGGTGGACCACCCTCGCCTTCTACCGCAACCCAGAGATCTACTGACTCAACCTCACAGTACAACTCCTCATCCATTGGGAAAGACCCTAAAACTGTTAGCATGTCAAGTCTCCGGCAAAGAATCCTTATGA